A genomic window from Nocardioides sp. BP30 includes:
- a CDS encoding DUF1990 family protein, giving the protein MQGLNYDAVGATQVGRPEWTMRPDGFRRLEHTVPLGSDDRWDQTCEAILRWAVKARSGFSIEPAPGESLEVRPGADLTVRAGCGPWSVSEPVRVVEVVATQQRCGFSYGTRTGHPVRGEEAFVVHRRDGRMWLTLRSLTRAGEGRWRWVFPAALVAQRWYRRRYERALLPSRTP; this is encoded by the coding sequence GTGCAGGGATTGAATTACGACGCCGTCGGTGCGACGCAGGTCGGGCGGCCGGAATGGACGATGCGCCCGGACGGGTTCCGCCGCCTCGAGCACACCGTGCCCCTGGGCTCGGACGATCGCTGGGACCAGACCTGCGAGGCGATCCTGCGGTGGGCGGTGAAGGCCCGCAGCGGGTTCAGCATCGAACCCGCGCCGGGGGAGTCGCTCGAGGTGAGGCCCGGTGCCGACCTCACGGTGCGGGCAGGATGCGGGCCCTGGTCGGTCTCCGAGCCCGTCCGTGTCGTCGAGGTGGTGGCGACGCAGCAGCGATGCGGCTTCTCCTACGGCACCCGGACGGGTCATCCGGTGCGCGGCGAGGAGGCGTTCGTCGTCCATCGTCGCGACGGCCGGATGTGGTTGACCCTGCGCTCCCTCACCAGGGCCGGAGAGGGCCGCTGGCGCTGGGTGTTCCCGGCCGCGCTGGTCGCCCAGCGCTGGTACCGGCGCCGCTACGAGCGCGCGCTGCTGCCCTCGCGCACACCCTGA
- a CDS encoding TetR/AcrR family transcriptional regulator gives MARWEPGARERIVMAAVDLFTEQGYDDTTVAQIAERAGITKSTFFRHFPDKRELLAAGQETLSRLLADGIAEAPADATPLGAVAAGLERASREMGPVNRELGPRIAAAVAASTELQERAMLKNIGLSAAMTDALVGRGVPDPVAHLAAEMGVLAFKRGFAAWSEGDHGAGDELAPYTLAALEELRASSAALG, from the coding sequence GTGGCGCGTTGGGAACCGGGAGCACGGGAGCGGATCGTCATGGCGGCCGTCGACCTGTTCACCGAGCAGGGCTACGACGACACGACCGTCGCGCAGATCGCCGAGCGAGCGGGCATCACCAAGAGCACCTTCTTCCGTCACTTCCCGGACAAGCGCGAGCTCCTCGCCGCCGGTCAGGAGACGCTGAGTCGCCTGCTCGCGGACGGGATCGCCGAGGCGCCGGCCGACGCGACCCCGCTGGGGGCGGTCGCCGCCGGCCTGGAGCGGGCCTCCCGCGAGATGGGTCCGGTCAATCGCGAGCTCGGGCCGCGGATCGCGGCTGCGGTCGCCGCCAGCACCGAGCTCCAGGAGCGGGCCATGCTCAAGAACATCGGACTCTCGGCCGCGATGACCGATGCGCTGGTCGGCCGCGGCGTACCCGACCCGGTCGCCCATCTCGCCGCGGAGATGGGCGTGCTCGCGTTCAAGCGCGGCTTCGCGGCATGGTCCGAGGGTGATCACGGTGCAGGTGACGAGCTGGCGCCGTACACGCTCGCAGCGCTGGAGGAGCTGCGCGCCTCGAGCGCGGCCCTCGGGTGA